A region of the Synechococcus sp. PCC 7502 genome:
TTCAAGTGTCAAACCAATTGGGCTAGTATATATTGGACTCGCTGATCCTGATGGTAATGTGGAAGCGATCGCCTATAAATTTAATCCTCATCGCGATCGACATTGGATCAGAATGGTGAGTGTTTACTCCGCATTAGACCAACTTAGACAAAGATTTGTTATGATTTAGTTAATTTATTAAATTAAGTCTTTAAACTTATCCAGTTCTCGCAGGAGGCATTGCATGAAGTCTATTCAAAAAGCGTTAAAAAAGTTAGGTGAAATCTTTAATCGAGTGCTTGATGCTCTGCTAGAACAATTAGGAGGGAAAGAGCCCGAACCCGAAATGATCCCGATTCCAGTAAGAGATCGCCGTTAATTTTAGATTCATGGCTAGATATACCCAAAACTATGTAGTTACAACCAATCCGAGTCATGTGCGTGATGTTGTGGCAGACATTCTGAGTACCTGTAGTTTGGTTGTCAGCTATATCACCGATGACTACGTTATGGCGCAAGAACAATCGGGTAAGATAAATTTTTCAAAATTAGTAACCGTCGAAGTCTTAATTCATCAGCCTTCCCTGGAGAGTAACTCCATAAAATTGACCTGTGTTACCAAAAATGGAGAGTTACCCCTACGGCTAGGTAATCACTGTCAACTAATGTCTGAGTTGGTGGATAAAGCTTTCTGTACTTCTCAGGCATGGCAACTTCTGGAAAGTAGTCCCACTCCCACTCTAAACTAAAAACCTAAAACTAAAAAACTAAGCTATGGGCTAGAATAGTTTAAATGAGTGGATACAATCATATATTTGCCGATAACCGCCAAGCTAGGTTTAACTATGAAATCCTAGAAGTCTATGAAGCGGGAATTGAATTAACTGGAACCGAAGTAAAATCGATTAAATCTGGATTGGCTAATCTTCGAGATGCCTATGGAATTGTGCGTAAGGGCGAAATTCTGATCCTCAATATGTATGTTTCTCCCCATAAGACGACTAGCTTAATTTTTAACCATGAGCCAACTCGAACGCGCAAGTTACTCATGCATAAGCAAGAAATTCGGAAACTGATTGGCAAAGTAGAGCAAAGGGGGTTAACCTTAATTCCCCTCAAACTGCATCTTAAAAATGGTTGGATTAAGGTTGATCTAGCATTAGCCAAAAACAAAAAACTCCATGATAAGCGTGAGGATATTAAGAAACGGGAAGATAAGCGTGATATTGCTAGGGCTATGAAGTTTAATTAATTGCTAAGTTCAAGCTCACTAAATTGATGAAATCCTGAGATCAACCATAGTCTAAATTAATCCAAAATAATGTAGAGTGAAAATTATAAAGTATGGGAAAAGTTTTTGATTTCTATAGAGCGTGTCACCGAAATTTATTTTACCCCTCTTAACTCTCTGATATTTGAGGCGCAAGGTATTCATCGTCAGTACCATGATGCTAATACTGTGCAGATGTGTACTCTATCGAATATTAAGTCAGGGAACTGTCCTGAAGATTGTAAATATTGCCCTCAAAGTGCTAGGTATAAAGCGGATATTTCGGAATATGGATTGCTCTCTGTAGAAGAAGTACTAAGTCAGGCACAGTTGGCAAAGGCTAATGGTTCTACCCGACTATGTATGGGAGCCGCATGGCGACAGGTCAAAGATGGAGAAGACTTTGAGCAGATCTTAAAAATGGTGGAAGGCGTTGCTAGTTTAGGTATGGAAGCTTGTGTCACCTTGGGAATGCTGCGGGAAGATCAAGCTCAACGACTAGCAAAAGCGGGTTTAACTGCGTACAATCATAACCTTGACACATCAGAAAAATTTTATCCCGAAATTATTAGTACTAGAGCCTATGGCGATCGCCTAGAAACAATCAAAAATGTGGCAGCCGCAGGTATTCAAGTTTGTTGTGGTGGTATTGTCGGTATGGGTGAAACAGATAGCGATCGCATTGAACTACTGCACACCTTAGCTAACCTCAATCCTCAGCCCGACTCGGTTCCAATTAATGCCCTTTCGCCCGTAGAGGGAACCCCTTTAGGAAATATGCCGATCATTGATCCGATAATTTTGGTGCGGATGATTGCCACTGCGCGTATTTTAATGCCCATGGCAATGGTGAGATTGTCCGCAGGTCGTAACCAATTAAGCGTCAGCGATCAGGCATTATGTTTCCTAGCAGGTGCTAATTCCATTTTTAGCAGTGAGAAACTGTTAACCACGACTAATCCCAGTCTAGATCAAGATGCTGAAATGTTTGCAAAGTTAGGAATAGCGGCAATGACGTAATATAATCCAAGCTTAATCTTAACCATAGACTCTAAATATTCAAAAAATATTCAACTAAACATAAATAAAATAAATGACTTCTTTTGTAGTTGCTGTCCCTGCCACCACTGGAAATCTTGGGGCTGGTTTTGATTGTCTTGGGGCGGCTTTAAGTTTATACAACAGGTTTGAATTTGCTTTAGCTTCTGAATTAGAAATCAAGGCATCAGGAGTTTATGGTAAGTCAGTGGCAAGGGATGAGAGTAATTTAATTTACACCAGCCTAGTCAAGTTTTTTAAGTATATAGATCGCCCGATTCCAGCCTTATCCCTTAATATTGAAGCAAATATTCCCATGGCACGGGGGTTAGGTAGTTCTGCTACAGCAATTGTCGGGGGCATTGTCGGGGGCAATTTGTTGGCAGGTTCACCCTGTACCCAACGGCAGCTTTTAGACTTAGCGATCGCCATAGAAGGACATCCTGATAATGTGGCTGCGGCAATGTTGGGGGGATGTCAGTTATCGGCAACAAGATTAGATGGTAGTTGGGAGATTTGTGCTATTGCTTGGCATCCAGAGGTGGCGATCGCTGTGGCAATTCCCAATTTTGAACTATCGACATCCGAGGCTAGAGCCGTTTTACCTCAAACAGTACCCATGGCTGATGCGATTTTTAATGCTTCCCATTTAGCTTTTCTAACTCAAGCCTTAACTAAGGGTAATCCCCAGTGGTTACAGACTGCGCTACAGGATCGCCTCCATCAGCCCTATCGCGAAAGTTTAATTGTGGGCTTAAAAGAGGTTGAAAAAGCAGCGATCGCCTTTGGAGCTTACGGCATGGTAGTTAGTGGGGCAGGACCAACCCTATTGGCAATTGGTCATCCGCGTAATATTGAAGGAATTGCAAATGGCATGGTTAAAGCTTGGCAATCAGTAAATATTGTAGCCACCAAAAAAGTGTTATCCATTGCCACCAGTGGCACTACTTGTACTGTAAATTAGCTGTAAATTAATAGTCCTGAGTTAAAATCTAATTAACAACACTTCATAAATTATCTATGACCAAGCTCCAGTTCCTTCTGGTTACAAGTCTGATCACCTCTGTTATATTACTGTTGGCTGGTAATCGAGACACTAATACCATTTTCCCCATTGCGATCGTGATTGCACTTTCTAGTCTTGCCAATCGCTATATCTCTGAAAATCTTTGGGATAAGGTAGCTGTATGGGCAAATAATGTTACAGGTCGAAAAATTTTTCGGACAAAGCTAAAACGACTACCTCCTTCAAAATCTAGGCGGCTACGTTAAAAGATATATAAATTAAAAAATGGAGCGCTGCCCTTCGGGGCTAATCCCAATAATAGTTAGCTGACAGTCTAAAACCTTATAGCCATACTTTTCGGCAACTTTTTGGCTGATTTCTAAGATTTTGTCGTTCTTAAACTCAATTACAGCATTAGTCTTAACACAGACGAGGTGATGATGGTGATGGGGACGAGGTTGATTGATTTCATAATGCTTATGATCCTCAGTAAGTTCTAGTTCCCGCAAAATTCCCATCCTTGCCATCATTTTGACAGTACGGTAAATCGTCGAGAGGCTAATATCTTCTCCTTGGTCTTTGAGACGATTATATAGATCTTCTGCACTTAGATGTTGTCCTTCAGGTAGGTTTTTAAATGTATTTAAGATTACTTCTCGTTGTGGAGTCATTCGCCAACCTTTAGCATTAAGTTCAGCCCTAAGAATTTCAGGAGTGTAATCTG
Encoded here:
- the thrB gene encoding homoserine kinase; the encoded protein is MTSFVVAVPATTGNLGAGFDCLGAALSLYNRFEFALASELEIKASGVYGKSVARDESNLIYTSLVKFFKYIDRPIPALSLNIEANIPMARGLGSSATAIVGGIVGGNLLAGSPCTQRQLLDLAIAIEGHPDNVAAAMLGGCQLSATRLDGSWEICAIAWHPEVAIAVAIPNFELSTSEARAVLPQTVPMADAIFNASHLAFLTQALTKGNPQWLQTALQDRLHQPYRESLIVGLKEVEKAAIAFGAYGMVVSGAGPTLLAIGHPRNIEGIANGMVKAWQSVNIVATKKVLSIATSGTTCTVN
- a CDS encoding Fur family transcriptional regulator gives rise to the protein MTSATTDYTPEILRAELNAKGWRMTPQREVILNTFKNLPEGQHLSAEDLYNRLKDQGEDISLSTIYRTVKMMARMGILRELELTEDHKHYEINQPRPHHHHHLVCVKTNAVIEFKNDKILEISQKVAEKYGYKVLDCQLTIIGISPEGQRSIF
- the smpB gene encoding SsrA-binding protein SmpB, whose amino-acid sequence is MSGYNHIFADNRQARFNYEILEVYEAGIELTGTEVKSIKSGLANLRDAYGIVRKGEILILNMYVSPHKTTSLIFNHEPTRTRKLLMHKQEIRKLIGKVEQRGLTLIPLKLHLKNGWIKVDLALAKNKKLHDKREDIKKREDKRDIARAMKFN
- the bioB gene encoding biotin synthase BioB, with amino-acid sequence MISIERVTEIYFTPLNSLIFEAQGIHRQYHDANTVQMCTLSNIKSGNCPEDCKYCPQSARYKADISEYGLLSVEEVLSQAQLAKANGSTRLCMGAAWRQVKDGEDFEQILKMVEGVASLGMEACVTLGMLREDQAQRLAKAGLTAYNHNLDTSEKFYPEIISTRAYGDRLETIKNVAAAGIQVCCGGIVGMGETDSDRIELLHTLANLNPQPDSVPINALSPVEGTPLGNMPIIDPIILVRMIATARILMPMAMVRLSAGRNQLSVSDQALCFLAGANSIFSSEKLLTTTNPSLDQDAEMFAKLGIAAMT